The following nucleotide sequence is from Rhodothermales bacterium.
CGATCGCTATAAAAATCCAGCGGATGATTTGTTGAAGGTCCATGCCCGTGAGGTATAACAGGGTTTACGGAGGGCGGAGGTCAGAAGCCGAAGCCGGGATCGAAGTACTCGGAAGTCGTGAGCGCGTCTCCGTTGCCAATGAAACCGCCTACAAGCAGTATTCGGCCTCCCGGCATTTTGGTTGCAGTGTGCCCGTGCCGGCGTTGCGAGGTCGGCGGGTTGGCAAACTGAAAGTACGTGTCGAATGCCGAGACATAGACCTCAGAACTCTGCAGGACGGGGCCGTTCAAAAAGGCGCGGCCGCCGAAGCTGAACACGATGCCCGGCTGGAGGGCGGCGGTGGCGTGCCGGTAACGACCCGTATCATACGGGCCCGTCTCCAGAATACGAAGCGGGGCGGACGCGAAATCGATGGTGAAGTTGACCCGGCGCTCCGTCGTTTCGGTAAAATACGACCCGCCGACGAGATATTCCCCGACGCCGTCGGATCCGATGGCGGTCAGCGGCGCCACCGTATGGCTGTATATCTGGCCGATGCCGTCTACCGAGATACCGCCCGAGCCGACGGAAAACAGGGTGTCGCGCGCCAGGCGAAACGTCCTGAACGTTCGGAGCGGCTCCAGTTCGCTGCTCCGATCGGTGTTGTTTTTTCCGATCCCGCCCTGGATATCGATCACGACGCCGCGCGTGTCGGTCGTGATGAACATGACGTGGTACACCCGCCCGATGGGTTCGCCGACGAACGGCACCGGCGTGAAGCGATTGGTGGCCGGATTGAAGATTTCGACATCCGGGATCAACTGAAAAAGCTGGTTGGCGGCGCCGCGTGTCGCGCCGCCCAGGATCAGGATGCGCCCATCCGGCAGCGTGCCGGCGGTGTGACCGGTGCGGCCATGAATCATGCGGGATTGCAGCAGGCGGAAGGAGGTGGCCCCGGGGTCCAGCACGAACGCCGCGCTGAGCGCCGGCTCGACCAGGCCCTGCACGCCGCCCAGGAGCAGCAGGCGGCCGTCCGACAGCAGGGTCGCCGTTTGCTCGCCGATCCGGAAGGGGGCGGGCATGGACGGGCCTTCGCTGAACGTGTACTTCAGCCGCAGCAGGGTGACGTCCCGGGCTCCTTCCACGCCGGCGTCGTCGAGCGCGGAGACCTGGAATTCGTTGAGGCCGGCGTCGAGCGACACGGTATCGACCCAGGTGTCGTCGATCGGGTCGAAGACCATGTCCCGCCCATCGACCATCAATTTGGTGACCGTGCGGAACGAGGTGGCCCGGGCCTTGATGACCGTTATGGAGTCTGTAAAGACCTGCTGGGGGTCCGGGGCGAGGAGCTCGATTTCGGGCGGGGTAGGGGCGACAAACGGGCGTTCGCAGGCCGTCAGCGCGGCGCCGGCGGCGAGCAGCAGGGCGACCGCCGGCCACCTGAGCAAAAAGGGGCGGCGGGCGTCGGCGGGGTGAGGGAATGTGCGGGCTGAGCCGGCGCTGGGCATGTGTGGTGGTGGCAACGCTTCGTTGCGGATAATAACCTTCAGCCGGTTTGTACACCTAATCGCGCGGCGAAGT
It contains:
- a CDS encoding kelch repeat-containing protein, which produces MPSAGSARTFPHPADARRPFLLRWPAVALLLAAGAALTACERPFVAPTPPEIELLAPDPQQVFTDSITVIKARATSFRTVTKLMVDGRDMVFDPIDDTWVDTVSLDAGLNEFQVSALDDAGVEGARDVTLLRLKYTFSEGPSMPAPFRIGEQTATLLSDGRLLLLGGVQGLVEPALSAAFVLDPGATSFRLLQSRMIHGRTGHTAGTLPDGRILILGGATRGAANQLFQLIPDVEIFNPATNRFTPVPFVGEPIGRVYHVMFITTDTRGVVIDIQGGIGKNNTDRSSELEPLRTFRTFRLARDTLFSVGSGGISVDGIGQIYSHTVAPLTAIGSDGVGEYLVGGSYFTETTERRVNFTIDFASAPLRILETGPYDTGRYRHATAALQPGIVFSFGGRAFLNGPVLQSSEVYVSAFDTYFQFANPPTSQRRHGHTATKMPGGRILLVGGFIGNGDALTTSEYFDPGFGF